The Couchioplanes caeruleus nucleotide sequence GCCCTTGTCCGGCTTGGCGGCCTCGGTGAAGCCGTACACCAGCGAGGCCAGGCCCAGCGTCACCACGATCGCGCCGGGCACGTCGTACGAGGTGTCGCCGTGCGCCTTGCTCTCCGGCACCAGCGGGACGGCCAGCGCCAGCGCCACCAGCGCGATCGGGATGTTGACCAGCAGGCACCAGCGCCAGCTCGCGTACTCGGTGAGCACGCCGCCCAGCAGCAGGCCCACCGCGGAGCCGCCGCCGGCGATGGCGCCGTACACGGCGAAGGCCTTGGCCCGCTCGCGAGCCTCGGTGAACAGCACCGTCAGCAGGGCGAGCGAGGCCGGCGCAAGCAGCGCGCCGAACACGCCCTGCAGTGCGCGGGCGCCGAAGAGCAGCGTCCCGCTGGTCGCCAGGCCGCCGATCGCGGACGCCACGGCGAAGCCGACGGCGCCGACCATGAAGGTGCGCTTGCGGCCCCAGTAGTCGGCGATGCGGCCGCCGAGCAGCAGCAGACCACCGAACGCGAGCGTGTACGCCGTCACCACCCACTGCTGGTCGGCCACCGAGATGCCGAGGTCCTCCCGCGCGCTGGGCAGGGCGATGTTCACGATCGTCGCGTCGAGCACCACCATGAGCTGCGAGATCGCGATGACCCCGAGCGCGGCCCACCGGCGCGGATGCGGCCCCCCGTCCTGCTCGGTCGTTCCTGGCTCTGTTGCTGTAGCCGACATCCGCCGGTCCTTCCCCGTACCGTCGCCGGTCCTCGACCGGCCTGTGGAGCGTGATCGTATGGAGAATTGCGGCCAGTCTCCGACCGCTGAACGGCGAATGAGACGCGGCTCGCAGCTCTCCCGGCCCGCCGGCCGCGCTGCGCGCCCCCTGATGCCCGCCTCGTGCCGGGCCATGCCTGGCAGGGTCAGGTTGTCTTCGAGGTCACGCCGGTGTCGGGCAGCGCCTGCGGGAAGGCGCTGTCCAGCGGCACCGCCGCCGCCGGGACCAGCCCCAGCTGCACGCCCTGCCGGGGCAGGACGGCATCGAGCAGCCAGTCCGCCGCGACCCGCACCCGGTTGCCCGGCATCGACAGCAGGTGGTAACCGCGGGTGACCACCTTGGCCGGGAAGCCCCGCAGCGGCACCCCGAGCGGGTTCGCCGCGGAGTCCAGGCCGCCCAGGTCGACCACGAACCCCAGGTCGTGGTGGACGTACGCCCGGCGCCGGCCCTTGCCGTACGAGGCGGCGATGTTGTGCGCCGCGGTCTTCCCCTGGCGGGTGGCATGCTGCGCGGTCATGCCGGTGAGCTCGCCGGGGCGGGTCAGGTCCGGCACGGCGGCCGCGTCGCCGACGGCGTACACGTCGGGATGGCCGGGCACGGTGAGGAACTCGTCCACGACCAGGCGGCCGTGCCGCACCTCCAGGCCGAGGTCCGCGACGAGCGGGTCGGGGCGGACGCCGACGCACCAGATCAGCGAGCGGGTCGGGACGAAGTCGCCGTCGCTGAGCCGGACGCCGTCCGCGCAGGCCTCCTCGACCGAGGTCTTCAGCAGCACCTCCACCCCCCGCCCGCGCAGCACCTCGTCGGCCGCCACGGCGAGCCGCGGGTCGAGCGACGGCAGCACCCGGTCGGCCGTGTCCAGGAGCAGCCAGCGCGGGTGCAGCCCCGGCCGGTTGCGGGTGAGCGCCTTGGTGAAGAGGACGCCCTGCGCGGCCACCTCCGTACCCGTGTAGCCCGCGCCGACCACGACGAACGTGGACCGGGCCTCCCGCTCGGCCGGGTCCTCGGCCGTGTCCGCCATCTCGATCTGGCGGGTGATGTGATCGCGCAGGTAGAGGGCCTCGGGGATGCCCCGGAAGCCGTGCGCGTACTCGGTGACGCCGGGCACCGGCAGGAGCTTGTTCACGCTGCCCGCCGCGATGACGAGACGGTGGTAGCCGATGCTGCCCCGGCCGCCGTCGGGGTCGGCGTACGAGACGGTCCGCGCGGCCAGGTCCAGTCCGTCGACCTCGCCCAACAGCACGCGTACGCCGGGCAGCGTCGCGGCGAGCGACACGGTGACCCGGCGCGGCTCGAGGATGCCGGCGGCGACCTCGGGCAGCAGCGGCAGGTAGAGGAAGTAGTCGGTGGGGTTGATGATCACGATGTCGGCGGCGCCGCGCGAGAGCCGGGTGAGGGTCCGAGCGGCCTCGAAGCCGGCGAATCCGGCACCGACGATGACGATCCGGGGGCGAGCCATCTGTGCTCCTTCCGTCGTGGCGACCGGTGCCCGCCCGACGCTACCCGCGGGCCGGTCGTCATAGGGACGACCTGGCGAAGCCGGATGTGACAGTCGGCCGCGGTCCGGGTACGTAAGCGGGTCATGGCCCTGCCCATCGAGGACTACGCGATCATCGCCGACACGCAGACCGCCGCGCTGGTCGGGCGGGACGGATCGATCGACTGGCTGTGCGTGCCGAGGTTCGACTCGGGCGCGATCTTCGCCGCGCTGCTCGGCACCGAGGAGAACGGGCACTGGACGATCGCGCCCGCCGGGGAGGCGACCGCCGTACGCCGCCGGTACCGCGACGACACGCTGGTGCTGGAGACCGAGTTCGAGACCGCCGACGGGGTGGTACGGCTCATCGACTTCATGCCGCCACGCGGGGAAGCGCCCGACGTGGTGCGCATCGTGGAGGGCGTACGCGGCACGGTGCCGATGCAGATGAACCTGCGGCTGCGCTTCGACTACGGCCACGTCGTCCCGTGGGTGTACCGGGAGAACGGCGACCTCGTGGCCGTCGCCGGCCCGGACGCGGCGTGGCTGCGGACGCCCGTGGAGACCCGCGGCGAGAACATGTCCACCCGCGCCGACTTCACCGTGTCGGCCGGCGACCGTACGCCCTTCGTGCTGACCTGGCGTCCCTCGCACCTGCCGCCGCCCGAGCCGATCGACGCACTGCACGAGCTCGGCGCCACCGAGGGCTACTGGCGCGGCTGGGTGTCCGCGTGCACGTACGAGGGCGAGTGGCGCGATGCCGTGGTGCGGTCGCTGCTGACGCTCAAGGCACTCACGTACGCGCCCACCGGTGGCATCGTCGCCGCGGCCACCACCTCGCTGCCCGAGAAGCTCGGCGGCGTCCGCAACTGGGACTACCGCTTCTGCTGGCTGCGCGACGCCACGATCACCCTGCAGTCGCTGCTGTATTCCGGCTTCCAGAGCGAGGCGAAGGCGTGGCGCAAGTGGCTGCTGCGGGCCATCGCGGGCGACCCCTCCGAGCTGCAGATCATGTACGGCGTGGCCGGCGAGCGCCGCCTCGACGAGTACATCGCCGACTGGCTGACCGGCTACGACGGCAACCCCGTCCGGATCGGCAACGCCGCCGCCGAGCAGTTCCAGCTGGACGTCTACGGCGAGGTCATGGACGCGCTGCACCAGGACCGGCGCGCGGGCCTGCGGACAAACGACAACGCATGGGGCCTGCAGGTCAAGCTGATGGAGTTCGTGGAGCAGCACTGGACCGAGCCGGACGAGGGCATCTGGGAGGTACGCGGCGACCCCCAGCACTTCGTGCACTCGAAGCTGATGGCGTGGGTGGCCGCGGACCGGGCGGTGAAGGCCGTCGAGGACTTCGGCCTCGACGGTCCGGTGAAGCGGTGGCGCAAGCTGCGCGATGACATCCGCGACGACATCCTGACCAAGGGGTACGACAAGAAGCGCCGCACCTTCACCCAGTTCTACGGCTCCGAGGAGCTGGACGCCGCGCTGCTCATGGTGCCGCTGGTCGGCTTCCTGCCGGCGACCGACGAGCGCGTCGTGGGCACGGTCGAGGCCATCGAGCGCGAATTGCTGAAGGACGGCTTCGTCCAGCGGTACACCCAGCACCCGGACACCGATGTGGACGGGCTGCCGCCGGGCGAGGGCGCATTCCTCGCCTGCACGTTCTGGCTGGCCGACAACTACGCGCTGATGGGACGGCCGGAGGAGGCGCGCGAGGTGTTCGAACGCCTGCTGGCCCTGCGCAACGACGTCGGGCTGCTCTCCGAGGAGTACGACACCGGCGCACGGCGGCTCGTGGGGAACTTCCCGCAGGCCTTCAGCCACGTGCCGCTGATCGACACCGCCCGTACCCTCACGGACGCGCTGGCCGCCAGCGAGGCGCGCGCCCGTGAGGGCCTCAAGTGAACGTCAGTCCTCGCCCTCGAACTCGTCGAACACCTCGTCGATGACCTCGCCGGCGAGGAACCCCGCGGCCATGCCGCCGGCGACGCCCGCCACCATGCCGCCCATGCCCGGGCCGTGATGGCCGTGGCCGTGGCCATGCCCGTGGCCGTACCCCGGCACGGCTTGATAGTGGGTGAGCGCCTGGCGGACCCAGCCGTCGACGACCTGCGCCCAGTCGGTGGTGTCGGCGTCGGCGTGCGGGACGGTGTAGCGGCCGTACGAGTCGTGGCTCCCGCTGAACATGCCGCCGCGCTTGTCGAACTCCAGCACCACCTCGACGGTGTGCGGGTTCGTCACGAAGGTCAGCTCGACCTCGTTGATGGCGTGCGCGTACTGGGCCGGCGGGTAGTACTCGATCTCCTGGAAGAACGGGAGCGTCTGGTGCACGCCGGCGATCTGGCCGTACTCCAGGTCGGCGTGCTTGAACTGGAAGCCCAGCCGGGCGAACGCCTCGAGGATGCGCTCCTGGATCGGCAGCGGGTGCACGGCGATGAGGTCCAGGTCGCCCTTGTCGACGGCCCTGGCCACGGCCACCTCCGTCCGCACGCCCAACGTCATCCCGCGCAGGTGCCGGCCGTAGACCGCGGTGACCGGGGTCTCCCACGGCACCACGATCTCGAACGGCACCGAGACCTGCTCACCCTCGGCCAGCCGCATCGGGCCGCTGACCGTGGCGCGGAAGAACTCGCCGGTGGCGCCGTACTCCCCGCTGCCGCCCTCGACCTCGACCCGGGCGACCAGCGCCAGCCCGATGTGCTCGATCTGGACGTCATGGCTGCCGCCGGTCAGGTTCACGTGCCCGGTCAGCGGCGCCCCCGGCCGCGTGTCCGGACTCGTCAGCACGGTGTCGACACTCGGGCCGCCCACACCGAAGGCGCCCAGCATCCGCTTCAGGCCCACGACTCTCCCTACCTCAGGACTGTTCAGGTCGGGCAGAAGCTAACAAGTCCGGCTGAGCAGATCCTGGGAGCGGGCGCAGCCGCACGGCGGTGATCGCCCGCCCGGTGACCTCGGTGACCTCGGCGGTGTGCCCGTCCAGCGTCACGGTCTCGCCCGGCTCGGTCGGTATGTGCCCCAGCAGCGACAGCACCAGCCCGGCCACGGTGGTGAATCCACCCTCGGCCGTCTCCACGTCCACGCCGATGTCGGGCAGGTCGTGGATCGGGAAGGTGCCGGGCAGCAGCATCGCGCCGTCGTCCTCGTGCACGACCGCGCGGACGTCCCGGTCGGTCTCGTCGTAGATCTCGCCGACGACCTCCTCGACCAGATCCTCCATGGTGACGATGCCGCCCGCCGACCCGTGCTCGTCCACCACCAGGGCGAGCTGACCGCGCTGCTGGCGCATCTGCCGCATCGCGTCGGACACCTTCAAGGTGCCGGGCAGGTACAGCGGCTGGAACACGACCCCGATGACCGGCCCCTCGGCGTCGACAAGGTCGCGCAGGTGGACGACGCCGAGCACGTCGTCGAGGCCCAGCGGGCCGGTGACCGGCGCCCGCGAGTGCCCCGCCTCCACCAGCTTGCGCAACGCCTCGTCGGCCCGCAGCACCGCCGGCAGCGTGAACACGTCCCTCCGCGGTACGAAGATCTCCCGCAGCGTCCGGTCCGCGATCTCGAAGGCGCCGCTGATGATCGTGCGCTGCTCGGCGGAGAAGTTCTCCTGCACCGCGACCATGTCGCGGATCTCCTCGCTGCTCACCTCCTCGCGGCCGGCGTCCGGGTCGCCGCCGGCGAGCCGGACGACCAGGTCGGTCGCCTTGCCGAGCAGCCACACCGCGGGCCGGGTGAACCCGGCCAGCACGTCCAGCGGCCGTGCCACGGCGAGCGCCCACCCCTCGGCCCGCTGCATCGCCACCCGCTTCGGCGCCAGCTCCCCCACCACCAGCGTGAAGAACGTCAGCACGATGGTGACCAGCACGATCGCCGCCGGCCCCGCGGCGCCGCCGAGAAAACCCAGCGGTCCGACCAACGGCTGCGCCAGTGACACGGCCGCGGCCGCGGAGGCGAGGAAGCCGGCCAGCGTGATACCGATCTGGATGGTGGCCAGAAACCGGTTCGGGTCCCGAGCGAGCCGAGCCAGCCGTACGCCCGTCCGCGATTCCCGCTCCAGCCGCTGCAACTGGCTCTCCCGCAGTGACACCAGCGCCATCTCGCTGCCGGCGAAAACCGCATTCAGCAGCACCAGGACCACGACGAGCGCGACCTGCCAGCCATAACCACCCATCCGCGCCCCTTACCCAGAACCCGCCACCCTCAGACCCGGGCACTTTCGATCTGCGGGGTGGTCGACTTTCGCTTTGCGCGGCGTCCGGCTTTCGATCTGCGGACCGGCTCGGCCGCTTCAGAACCTGGTCACGGCGGCGCGGGCGGTAGCCGGGTCGACAGCTGCGAGCGCTCGCGACTCGGCGTTACAGCGATCAAGCCCATATCGAACCGAGGGCTCGATGCAAGCCCGCGGCCTCTACTTGCTCTCCTGGCAACCATCCCTCCCGGCAACCGGCCACAGATGCCGACCGCTGACCTTGACGCCGCCCTGGCGGTACGCTGCCCACGCAGCCACGAGGAGAAATGATGCTTACACGCCTGGAAGTGGACGGCTTCAAGAATCTTCTGGATTTGAAGATAGAGCTTGGGGCGTTCACCTGCATTGCAGGGCCAAACGGCACTGGCAAATCTAACGTGTTCGACGCTATTCAGTTCTTGAGTTTACTCTCCGACATGCCCATGATGGATGCAGCCCAACAAGTAAGAGGCGTCCACGGCGAGCGGATCGGCGACCCTCGAGACCTTTTCTGGAATGGCTACGAGTCGAAGAGTCCAAGGATCCGGTTCGCAGCAGAGATGATCGTGCCCAGGCAAGTCGAAGATGACTTCGGGCGGATAGCCAAGCCGACAATCTCTTTCCTCAGATATGAACTGGAGATTGGTTATCAAGCACCATCAGGCGCAGAGAGGATTGGCCGCCTGCGTCTTCTGAAAGAAGCTTTACGACACATCAATATCGGCGATGCTCCATCACGCCTTCGTTTTCCACACAGCGCCGCACATTTTCGCTCTGCCGTCTTGCAGGGCCGCCGCAGTGGAACCGCCTTCATCTCTACATCTGAGGAACAGGGCGAGCCGGTAATCAGCATCCACCAGGACGGCGGAAGTCGTGGAAAGCCACGGCCTTCTGCGGCGTCCAGAGCGCCTGGCACCGTGGTCAGCACGGTAACAGGAAGTGACGACCCCACTATCCTGGCAACTCGGAGGGAGATGCAGTCTTGGCGGCGTCTCGCTCTGGAGCCGTCCGCCCTTCGGACTTCGGACCGCTATGTCGATCCACGATACATGGAATCTGACGGCAGGCACCTTCCCGGCGCCCTGTATCGAATTGCGACATCTGAAACGAGCGGAGATTCCCAGCGGGTGTATTCGCGAGTCGCCAACCGACTAGCAGAACTGACTGGAGTTTCGGTCGGTGGGATCGATGTGGTTGCCGACGACGTTCGAGAACTCCTCACTGTCTACTTACGGGAGCGCTCAGGGCTTCGGCTGCCTGCGCGCAGTCTCTCCGAAGGGACCCTCCGGTTCCTCGCACTTTGCGTACTTCTCGAGGACCCAGGCGCAGAAGGTCTATTCTGCATGGAGGAACCGGAAAATGGTATCCACCCTGCAAACCTGCCTTCGATGGTCCGGCTGGTCGAGGAGTTGGCCGTTGACACGACGGAGGCGCCGGGGCTAGACAATCCTTTCCGGCAGGTCGTCATTAACACTCACTCCCCATTCGTTGTCCAGCTGGTAAGCCCGGACGACCTTTTGTTCGCATCTGTTGGCCCTCGGCGAACTCACGAGGGATCAGTATCGCCGGGATTGATTCTTAAACCTCTAGCCGGAACCTGGCGAGCCTCCCGCGACGCGAGCCCTTACACCAAAGCCGATATTTTGCCTTACCTCGTGTCTCCCCCTGGAGCACAGCTCACCGTTGACCTCGATGCCGCATGATCCATAGCTGCCTGTTCTTAGGCGAGGGTCCGAGCGATGAAGGGATCCAGGTTCATATCGCACGCATTGCAGCCCAGTGCGGCGTAGAGATTCAACTGACATCACCCAATTCGGAAATGCTACCCACACCAGACAAGACGATTGCTGGAAAACTGCGCGCTGTGAAGCAGTTGGGCGGGATCTACGAAGTTGTCTTCGTTCATCGCGACGCCGACGGCGCCGGCCGTGACGCGCGGCTGTCGGAAATCAGTATTGCAGTACGCGAGGTAACGCCAGGGTCGGCTCACGTACCGATCGTTCCGGTTCGCATGACTGAAGCATGGTTAATCCTGGATGAACCACTGATCAGAATCGTCGCCGGCAATCCCAACGGTCGAATCCCACTCGACATTCCGTCGGTACGGGAAGCTGAAAGAGTCGCTGACCCCAAGGCGTTGTTGAAAAACCTGATCCTGACTGCCTCCGAGACGACCGGTAGGCGGCGACGGAACCTTCAAGCGGCTCTCCCGCCCATAGAAGATTACTCGAAGAGTTGGATCCTCATGGCCCAGTTCAACGCCTCGACTCCTGGAGACTTTTCGTAGAGGACACCACAAACGCACTCTGTCGACTTAGCTCTGGATAACGTCAGCGTCACTACGCAATGCTTACGAGGCAAGGACCTCCGCATCGGCCCGGATCATCTGTCGGAGGTCCGGGCCGTTCAAAGCCTGGTCACGGCAGCGCGGGCGGCTGCCGGGTCGGCGGCCGCGAGCGCGCGCTGAGCCGCCTGCCGGCACTCCTCCAGCGTGTGCGCCGCGAGCGCCGCACGTACCGCCGGGACGGCCGGCGGTGACATGGACAGGCTGGTCACGCCGAGCCCGGCCAGCACCACCGCGAAGGCCGGGTCGGCCGCCGCCTCCCCGCACACCCCGACCGGGCGACCCACCGCCGCCCCGGCCGCCGCGCACAGCGCGATCAACGACAGCAACGCCGGTTGCCAGGGATCCAGCAGATCGGCCAGCTCGCCGCTGCGGCGGTCCGCGGCGAAGGCGTACTGGCTGAGGTCGTTGGTGCCGACGCTGAGGAAGTCGACGACCTGGAGGATCTCGGCGGAGCGGACCGCCGCGGCCGGGACCTCGATCATCACGCCGACGGTGGGCAGGCCGGCGTCGCGGCACAGGGCCGTGAACTGGGCGGCCTCCGAGACCGTCGTGACCATCGGCGCCATGACGGCGACCCGGGCGGTCGACGCGCGGGCCGCGGCGGCGATCGCGGCGATCTGGGTACGGAGGATGTCGGCGCGGCGGCGGGCGACCCGGAGGCCGCGGATGCCCAGGGCCGGGTTGGGTTCGTCGTGGTCGCGCAGGAACGGCAGCGGCTTGTCCGCACCGGCGTCCAGCGTCCGTACGATCACCTGCCGGCCCGGCATGGCCGCGAAGACCCCGGCGTACGCGTCGATCTGCTCGGCCGTCGTGGGCGGGTCGATGTGGTGCTGGAACAGCAGTTCGGTGCGGAAGAGGCCGACCCCCTCGACCGCCGCCCCGGCGAGCTCGGCCGCGCAGCCGATGTTGGCGAGCAGCGCGACGTGGTGGCCGTCGGCCGTACGCCCGCGCAGGTCGGCCGGCTCCTCGGGCGGCGCCGGCGGTTCCTCGGCCGGTGCCGTCACGGACCGCCCGACGGTGACCCGGCCGGCCGTGCCGTCCACGGTGACCACCGTGCCGTCGGCGATCTCCAGCGCCCCGCCGCAGGCCACGACCGTCGGCAGGCCGCGGGCCCGGGCGAGGATCGCGGTGTGGCTGACGAAGCTGCCGGCCGACGTGACGACGGCGAGCACCCGCGCCGGGTCGAGCAGCGCGGCGTCGGCGGGCGCCAGGTCGACGGCGACCAGCACGAACGGGCAGCCGGGCTCGGGCAACGCCGGCATCGGCAGCCCGAGGCAGTGCGCGACCATCCGATCGCGCAGGTCGTCGAGGTCGGCGGCGCGCGCGGCGAGCAGCCCGCCGGCCGCGAGCAGGGCCGCCCGGTGCTCGCCGAGGACGGACGCCACCGCGTGCGGCGCCTCGTGGCCCGCGCGTACGGCCATCGCCACCCCGTCGCGCAGCGTCCGGTCGCCGGCGAGGGCGGCCTGCACGCGCAGGATCTCCGCGGCCGTCTCGTCGGCCGCGACGGCCGCCCGGCGGCTGATGTCCCGGCAGACCGCGTCGATGGCGGCGTACGCCCGGTCCACCTCGGCGTCCGGGTCGGTGACCGGGCACGGCGCGGGCAGCCGGGGCGGGTCCGCCAGGCGGTACGCGGGGCCGGTGGCGGCGCCGGCGCTGGCGCCCAGCCCTCGCAGCAGGTCAGGCACCGGCGACGTCCAGGTCGGTGGCGAAGAGCCCGGCGAGGGTGTCGAGGGATTCGGCCGCACCCGGGCCGTGCGCCTCGAGGATGAGTTCCGTGCCGCAGAGCGCGCCGAGGCCGAGCAGGGCCAGCACGCTGTCGGCCGCGACGGCGGGACGGTCCAGGGTGCGTACGGTGACCGCCGCCGGAGCCAGCGCCGCGGCGACCGCGATCCGCGAGGCGGCACGCAGGTGCAGGCCGGCCCGCCCGGCCAGCAGGACCGAGCGGATCACAGGCCCTCCTGGCTCAGCATGGCCACGATCGTCTCCGCGTCGGTGGCCTCGCGCAGCTCCCGAGCCCGCTCCGGGTCGAGGAGGATCTGTGCGAGCGCGGCGAGCAGCGCGACGTGGCCGTCCCCGCGGGCGGCGATGGCCACGCACACCGTGACCGGGTGGCCGTCCCAGTCGACGCCGCCGGGGAAGCGCAGCACGACGAGGGAGTCGCGGCGCACCAGTGCGCGGGACTTGTCGAGGCCGTGCGGGATGGCCACACCCTCACCCAGGTACGTGGACATCGCCCACTCCCGGTCGAGCATCGCCTCGCGGTACGTGGGGTGCACCGCGCCGATCTCCTCGAGCACGTCGGCGCAGCGGTGCACGGCGGACTCCCGGTCGACGGCCGTCTCGTGCAGCCGGATCCCGCGCACCTCGAGCACGGGCCGCACGTTCGTCGTCATCCGGCAAGCCTCACGAGCGCACGTCCCAGCACGCCGTCATTGTCGTCGGGATCCCAGGTGACCACCAGGGCGGGTGTCCGTCCGTACCGCGGATCGGTCACCAGCTCACCCGTCGGCACGCTGGGCATCGCATTGGTCACGATGAGCAACCCGTGCACCTGCTGCGCGGCGAAGACCTCGTGGGCCGCGACCACGGCCGCCGGCTCCAGCGGCCCGCAGTCCACATAG carries:
- the ptsP gene encoding phosphoenolpyruvate--protein phosphotransferase, producing the protein MPDLLRGLGASAGAATGPAYRLADPPRLPAPCPVTDPDAEVDRAYAAIDAVCRDISRRAAVAADETAAEILRVQAALAGDRTLRDGVAMAVRAGHEAPHAVASVLGEHRAALLAAGGLLAARAADLDDLRDRMVAHCLGLPMPALPEPGCPFVLVAVDLAPADAALLDPARVLAVVTSAGSFVSHTAILARARGLPTVVACGGALEIADGTVVTVDGTAGRVTVGRSVTAPAEEPPAPPEEPADLRGRTADGHHVALLANIGCAAELAGAAVEGVGLFRTELLFQHHIDPPTTAEQIDAYAGVFAAMPGRQVIVRTLDAGADKPLPFLRDHDEPNPALGIRGLRVARRRADILRTQIAAIAAAARASTARVAVMAPMVTTVSEAAQFTALCRDAGLPTVGVMIEVPAAAVRSAEILQVVDFLSVGTNDLSQYAFAADRRSGELADLLDPWQPALLSLIALCAAAGAAVGRPVGVCGEAAADPAFAVVLAGLGVTSLSMSPPAVPAVRAALAAHTLEECRQAAQRALAAADPAAARAAVTRL
- a CDS encoding glycoside hydrolase family 15 protein; its protein translation is MALPIEDYAIIADTQTAALVGRDGSIDWLCVPRFDSGAIFAALLGTEENGHWTIAPAGEATAVRRRYRDDTLVLETEFETADGVVRLIDFMPPRGEAPDVVRIVEGVRGTVPMQMNLRLRFDYGHVVPWVYRENGDLVAVAGPDAAWLRTPVETRGENMSTRADFTVSAGDRTPFVLTWRPSHLPPPEPIDALHELGATEGYWRGWVSACTYEGEWRDAVVRSLLTLKALTYAPTGGIVAAATTSLPEKLGGVRNWDYRFCWLRDATITLQSLLYSGFQSEAKAWRKWLLRAIAGDPSELQIMYGVAGERRLDEYIADWLTGYDGNPVRIGNAAAEQFQLDVYGEVMDALHQDRRAGLRTNDNAWGLQVKLMEFVEQHWTEPDEGIWEVRGDPQHFVHSKLMAWVAADRAVKAVEDFGLDGPVKRWRKLRDDIRDDILTKGYDKKRRTFTQFYGSEELDAALLMVPLVGFLPATDERVVGTVEAIERELLKDGFVQRYTQHPDTDVDGLPPGEGAFLACTFWLADNYALMGRPEEAREVFERLLALRNDVGLLSEEYDTGARRLVGNFPQAFSHVPLIDTARTLTDALAASEARAREGLK
- a CDS encoding AAA family ATPase, which gives rise to MLTRLEVDGFKNLLDLKIELGAFTCIAGPNGTGKSNVFDAIQFLSLLSDMPMMDAAQQVRGVHGERIGDPRDLFWNGYESKSPRIRFAAEMIVPRQVEDDFGRIAKPTISFLRYELEIGYQAPSGAERIGRLRLLKEALRHINIGDAPSRLRFPHSAAHFRSAVLQGRRSGTAFISTSEEQGEPVISIHQDGGSRGKPRPSAASRAPGTVVSTVTGSDDPTILATRREMQSWRRLALEPSALRTSDRYVDPRYMESDGRHLPGALYRIATSETSGDSQRVYSRVANRLAELTGVSVGGIDVVADDVRELLTVYLRERSGLRLPARSLSEGTLRFLALCVLLEDPGAEGLFCMEEPENGIHPANLPSMVRLVEELAVDTTEAPGLDNPFRQVVINTHSPFVVQLVSPDDLLFASVGPRRTHEGSVSPGLILKPLAGTWRASRDASPYTKADILPYLVSPPGAQLTVDLDAA
- a CDS encoding HPr family phosphocarrier protein, with amino-acid sequence MIRSVLLAGRAGLHLRAASRIAVAAALAPAAVTVRTLDRPAVAADSVLALLGLGALCGTELILEAHGPGAAESLDTLAGLFATDLDVAGA
- a CDS encoding sporulation protein translates to MGLKRMLGAFGVGGPSVDTVLTSPDTRPGAPLTGHVNLTGGSHDVQIEHIGLALVARVEVEGGSGEYGATGEFFRATVSGPMRLAEGEQVSVPFEIVVPWETPVTAVYGRHLRGMTLGVRTEVAVARAVDKGDLDLIAVHPLPIQERILEAFARLGFQFKHADLEYGQIAGVHQTLPFFQEIEYYPPAQYAHAINEVELTFVTNPHTVEVVLEFDKRGGMFSGSHDSYGRYTVPHADADTTDWAQVVDGWVRQALTHYQAVPGYGHGHGHGHGHHGPGMGGMVAGVAGGMAAGFLAGEVIDEVFDEFEGED
- a CDS encoding PTS sugar transporter subunit IIA → MTTNVRPVLEVRGIRLHETAVDRESAVHRCADVLEEIGAVHPTYREAMLDREWAMSTYLGEGVAIPHGLDKSRALVRRDSLVVLRFPGGVDWDGHPVTVCVAIAARGDGHVALLAALAQILLDPERARELREATDAETIVAMLSQEGL
- a CDS encoding hemolysin family protein, yielding MGGYGWQVALVVVLVLLNAVFAGSEMALVSLRESQLQRLERESRTGVRLARLARDPNRFLATIQIGITLAGFLASAAAAVSLAQPLVGPLGFLGGAAGPAAIVLVTIVLTFFTLVVGELAPKRVAMQRAEGWALAVARPLDVLAGFTRPAVWLLGKATDLVVRLAGGDPDAGREEVSSEEIRDMVAVQENFSAEQRTIISGAFEIADRTLREIFVPRRDVFTLPAVLRADEALRKLVEAGHSRAPVTGPLGLDDVLGVVHLRDLVDAEGPVIGVVFQPLYLPGTLKVSDAMRQMRQQRGQLALVVDEHGSAGGIVTMEDLVEEVVGEIYDETDRDVRAVVHEDDGAMLLPGTFPIHDLPDIGVDVETAEGGFTTVAGLVLSLLGHIPTEPGETVTLDGHTAEVTEVTGRAITAVRLRPLPGSAQPDLLASARPEQS
- a CDS encoding NAD(P)/FAD-dependent oxidoreductase, translating into MARPRIVIVGAGFAGFEAARTLTRLSRGAADIVIINPTDYFLYLPLLPEVAAGILEPRRVTVSLAATLPGVRVLLGEVDGLDLAARTVSYADPDGGRGSIGYHRLVIAAGSVNKLLPVPGVTEYAHGFRGIPEALYLRDHITRQIEMADTAEDPAEREARSTFVVVGAGYTGTEVAAQGVLFTKALTRNRPGLHPRWLLLDTADRVLPSLDPRLAVAADEVLRGRGVEVLLKTSVEEACADGVRLSDGDFVPTRSLIWCVGVRPDPLVADLGLEVRHGRLVVDEFLTVPGHPDVYAVGDAAAVPDLTRPGELTGMTAQHATRQGKTAAHNIAASYGKGRRRAYVHHDLGFVVDLGGLDSAANPLGVPLRGFPAKVVTRGYHLLSMPGNRVRVAADWLLDAVLPRQGVQLGLVPAAAVPLDSAFPQALPDTGVTSKTT